In Porites lutea chromosome 1, jaPorLute2.1, whole genome shotgun sequence, a single genomic region encodes these proteins:
- the LOC140945315 gene encoding uncharacterized protein yields the protein MAAFEDFRQLVILYYNANLINDEDFVLLYDMFPSRNPSFPYYEYACFDLNNMSEAECKAEFRFEKKDLPTLAEALQIPPSFKLRQGSIVSGMEGLCILLRRLAYPCRFGDMVPRFGKPVPVLSMVTNHVIDYIYTIHGHRITRWNDALLNPPALDTYARSVHAKGAALQNCFGFVDGIVRPIARPDEHQRMMYNGHKRVHAIKFQSVALPNGLIANLYGPVEGKRHDAGMLAESGLLHALERHAFSTGGQPLCIYGDPAYPLRVHLQGPFQGAALTPQMEMFNGSMSSVRVSVEWLFGDILNYFKFLDFKKNLKVGLSNIGKTYVVCALMRNALTCLYGNQTSEFFELDPPSLQEYFR from the exons ATGGCCGCATTTGAAGATTTTCGACaacttgtcattctttactacAACGCTAATTTGATCAACGATGAAGATTTCGTTCTCCTTTACGACATGTTTCCGTCGAGAAATCCAAGTTTTCCTTACTACGAGTACGCTTGCTTTGACCTGAACAACATGAGTGAGGCAGAGTGTAAGGCCGAATTTAGGTTTGAGAAAAAAGACCTTCCGACTCTGGCAGAAGCCTTGCAGATCCCACCATCCTTCAAACTGCGCCAGGGAAGCATAGTAAGTGGAATGGAAGGCCTTTGCATACTCCTAAGACGGCTCGCCTATCCTTGTAGATTTGGCGACATGGTACCTCGTTTCGGCAAACCAGTACCGGTGCTATCCATGGTCACAAATCATGTGATTGATTATATTTACACCATCCATGGACATCGCATAACCCGCTGGAATGACGCACTGCTTAACCCACCTGCATTGGATACTTATGCTCGATCAGTTCACGCTAAAGGGGCTGCTCTCCAGAACTGTTTTGGCTTTGTTGATGGCATTGTGAGACCTATAGCCAGACCAGACGAGCACCAGAGGATGATGTATAATGGCCATAAACGGGTGCACGCCATTAAATTCCAATCTGTTGCCTTACCGAATGGATTGATCGCAAACCTTTACGGCCCCGTAG AGGGCAAAAGGCATGATGCAGGTATGCTGGCAGAATCTGGACTCTTGCATGCCTTGGAACGCCATGCATTTTCGACAGGGGGTCAGCCTCTATGCATATATGGGGATCCTGCATATCCCCTCAGGGTTCACCTGCAAGGACCATTCCAAGGTGCTGCTCTCACACCTCAGATGGAGATGTTCAATGGATCCATGAGCTCTGTTCGAGTGTCAGTGGAGTGGCTATTTGGAGACATTTTAAACTATTTCAAAttccttgattttaaaaagaacctTAAAGTTGGTTTAAGTAATATTGGTAAAACATATGTCGTATGTGCTCTCATGCGAAATGCCTTAACATGCCTATATGGTAATCAAACCTCAGAATTTTTTGAATTAGACCCCCCAAGCCTCCAGGAGTATTTCAGGTGA